Proteins encoded within one genomic window of Pseudomonas cannabina:
- a CDS encoding flagellar hook-length control protein FliK — translation MPLATNALLQATTAATSRSGVANNSVKPADSSKDGASSFSNVYAKQARDTVAPRDDVPVKPGRDRTASDKDKVAAGKDKPVNDQASAADKATVADSGNGLPAKPAASGEDAASADAAQEDATASADPALVDAQALIDPALDPALQAMTVQAPVAPTVKPQSTETKASPALATLTPTAVTPAAAPVVAEAAFNPDADPLAGLDAVQLALENATSKTQLAAQNAQAASKATPSNAEADPTQNLVNNLSALSEQLPADDSSTESSDKSFSGLIGEGLKDVKSAAGDTRVDNFADRLAALSQAAQPARVAATPAAAPLMNQPLAMHQSGWTEGIVDRVMYLSSQNLKTADIKLEPAELGRLDIRINMAPDQQTQVTFMSAHLGVRDALENQMSRLRESFVQQGLGQVDVNVSDQSQQQAQQQAQEQASRAQRSGRGNGMSSSDSADEIAGVDASIPVSQPAARVIGSSEIDYYA, via the coding sequence ATGCCCCTTGCCACTAACGCCCTTCTTCAGGCCACCACTGCTGCGACCTCACGGTCCGGTGTGGCGAATAACTCGGTCAAACCTGCCGACAGCAGCAAGGACGGGGCTTCCAGCTTTTCCAATGTCTACGCCAAGCAGGCCCGGGATACCGTCGCGCCACGCGATGACGTGCCGGTCAAACCCGGCCGGGACAGGACTGCGTCCGACAAGGACAAGGTTGCCGCTGGCAAGGATAAGCCGGTCAACGACCAGGCAAGTGCCGCTGACAAGGCGACCGTTGCCGATAGCGGCAATGGCTTGCCTGCCAAGCCCGCGGCGAGTGGCGAAGACGCTGCCAGCGCGGATGCTGCGCAGGAGGATGCTACTGCGTCTGCCGATCCTGCATTGGTAGATGCACAAGCGCTAATCGACCCCGCACTCGATCCTGCCCTGCAAGCGATGACGGTACAGGCGCCTGTTGCGCCGACAGTCAAACCGCAGAGCACGGAAACCAAGGCTTCGCCTGCCCTTGCGACGCTTACGCCGACTGCCGTTACGCCCGCTGCCGCCCCGGTGGTTGCCGAAGCGGCTTTCAATCCTGACGCTGACCCTCTGGCGGGACTGGACGCAGTGCAATTGGCGCTGGAAAATGCCACCTCCAAAACCCAACTGGCTGCGCAGAATGCTCAGGCCGCCAGCAAAGCGACGCCGTCGAACGCAGAAGCTGACCCGACGCAGAATTTAGTCAATAACCTGTCGGCCCTGAGCGAGCAGCTCCCGGCGGATGACAGCAGTACTGAAAGCAGCGACAAGTCCTTCAGCGGTCTGATCGGAGAAGGTCTCAAGGATGTCAAAAGCGCCGCCGGCGACACCCGCGTCGACAACTTCGCCGATCGACTCGCCGCATTGAGCCAAGCGGCGCAACCGGCCCGCGTGGCGGCAACACCCGCTGCCGCGCCGCTGATGAATCAGCCTCTGGCCATGCATCAAAGCGGCTGGACCGAAGGCATCGTCGACCGCGTGATGTACCTGTCGAGCCAGAACCTCAAAACTGCCGATATCAAACTGGAGCCTGCCGAACTCGGGCGTCTGGACATCCGTATCAACATGGCCCCGGATCAGCAGACCCAGGTAACCTTCATGAGCGCACACCTGGGCGTGCGCGATGCGCTGGAAAACCAGATGTCGAGATTGCGCGAATCCTTCGTCCAGCAAGGCCTTGGCCAGGTAGACGTCAACGTATCCGATCAGTCCCAACAACAGGCCCAGCAGCAGGCGCAGGAACAAGCCAGCCGCGCCCAGCGCAGCGGCCGCGGCAACGGCATGAGCTCCAGCGACAGCGCCGATGAAATTGCAGGCGTCGACGCCTCCATCCCCGTCAGCCAGCCAGCGGCACGCGTGATCGGCAGCAGCGAAATCGACTACTACGCCTGA
- a CDS encoding fused response regulator/phosphatase: MQSSAKKLCILIVDDNASDRLLLSTIVARQGHRVLSAANGVEAVAIFTSERPQLILMDAMMPGMDGFEAARHIKAMTGESLVPIIFLTSLTEGEALARCLDAGGDDFMSKPYNPLVLAAKINAMNRLRVLHETVREQRDQISRHHDYLLNEQRVAKAVFDQVAHAGCLGASNIRYLQSPYALFNGDLMLAAYTPAGHMQVLLGDFTGHGLPAAVGAMPLAEVFYGMTAKGYGLVEIVREMNAKLKRILPIDMFCCATLLCVNLQQHQVEVWSGGLPDGYLLRGTQGEHVPLASRHLPLGVLSVDAFDTRTEVYPLAPGDRIFLLSDGVLDTSDSDDELFGAQRLRQVLSANREPQLLIQEILQALNDFGGKARDDVSLLEISAVDEPPASMPVLTYSDSGASSPLDWSASFEFRASTLKRFNPLPYVLQLLLEVHGLRNQGAALHMVLGELYSNALEHGVLGLDSALKHDAPGFALYYQQRAERLSALEAGFIRMSLQIEQVGQGGRLTLSVEDSGNGFNAQAARMQTPASGDLYGRGLRLVSELSHEARWSADGRTACVEFLWEGVA; encoded by the coding sequence GTGCAGTCGTCCGCAAAGAAGCTGTGCATTCTGATTGTCGATGACAACGCCAGCGATCGCCTGCTGCTGTCGACCATTGTCGCCCGTCAGGGGCATCGGGTGCTGAGTGCCGCCAATGGCGTCGAAGCCGTGGCAATCTTCACGTCCGAACGCCCGCAACTGATTCTGATGGACGCAATGATGCCCGGTATGGACGGTTTCGAGGCGGCCCGGCATATCAAGGCAATGACCGGCGAGTCGCTGGTGCCGATCATCTTTCTGACCTCGCTCACCGAAGGCGAAGCGCTGGCGCGTTGTCTGGATGCAGGCGGCGACGATTTCATGTCCAAGCCTTACAACCCTCTGGTGCTGGCGGCCAAGATCAATGCGATGAACCGCCTGCGCGTGTTGCACGAGACGGTGCGTGAGCAGCGCGACCAGATTTCCAGACACCATGACTATTTGCTCAACGAGCAGCGTGTGGCCAAAGCCGTGTTCGATCAGGTCGCGCATGCCGGCTGCCTCGGCGCGAGCAACATCCGTTACCTGCAATCGCCCTATGCGCTGTTCAACGGCGACCTGATGCTGGCGGCTTACACCCCGGCCGGGCACATGCAAGTGCTGCTCGGAGACTTCACCGGGCATGGTTTGCCGGCCGCCGTGGGCGCCATGCCGCTGGCTGAAGTGTTTTACGGCATGACTGCCAAGGGCTACGGCCTTGTAGAAATCGTTCGGGAGATGAACGCCAAGCTCAAGCGCATTCTGCCGATCGACATGTTCTGTTGCGCGACGTTGCTGTGCGTCAACCTCCAGCAGCATCAGGTCGAAGTCTGGAGCGGTGGTTTGCCGGACGGTTATCTGCTGCGCGGCACACAGGGCGAACATGTGCCGCTGGCCTCGCGCCATCTGCCGCTGGGTGTATTGAGTGTCGATGCCTTCGATACCCGTACCGAGGTGTACCCGCTGGCACCCGGAGACCGGATTTTTCTGCTGTCCGACGGCGTGCTCGACACCAGCGACAGTGACGATGAGTTGTTCGGTGCGCAGCGTCTGCGTCAGGTCCTGTCAGCCAATCGCGAGCCTCAGCTGCTGATTCAGGAAATCCTTCAGGCACTCAACGATTTTGGCGGCAAGGCGCGTGATGACGTCAGCCTGCTGGAAATCAGTGCGGTGGATGAGCCGCCCGCAAGCATGCCGGTCCTGACCTACTCGGACAGCGGCGCTTCAAGCCCGCTGGACTGGTCGGCCAGCTTCGAGTTTCGCGCGTCGACCCTCAAACGCTTCAATCCGCTGCCTTATGTGCTGCAACTGCTGCTCGAAGTCCACGGCCTGCGTAATCAGGGGGCCGCGTTGCACATGGTGTTGGGCGAGCTGTACAGCAATGCTCTGGAACATGGTGTGTTAGGGTTGGACTCGGCGCTCAAGCATGATGCGCCGGGCTTTGCGCTTTATTACCAGCAGCGCGCCGAACGTTTGAGTGCGCTGGAGGCAGGCTTCATCCGCATGAGCCTGCAGATCGAACAGGTCGGTCAGGGGGGTCGTCTGACCTTGAGTGTCGAGGACAGCGGCAACGGATTCAATGCGCAAGCGGCCAGAATGCAGACGCCTGCCAGCGGTGATCTTTATGGTCGCGGTCTGCGACTGGTGTCTGAGTTGAGCCATGAAGCTCGATGGTCCGCTGATGGCAGGACCGCCTGCGTGGAATTTTTATGGGAGGGAGTGGCATAA
- the fliI gene encoding flagellar protein export ATPase FliI, with protein sequence MRLERTSFGKRLGSYAESISLPAQPVVEGRLLRMVGLTLEAEGMRAAMGSRCMVINDDSHHPVEVEAEVMGFSGGKVFLMPVGSVAGIAPGARVVPLADTGRLPMGMSMLGRVLDGAGRPLDGRSPIKAEDWVPMDGPTINPLKRDPISQPLDVGIRCINGLLTVGRGQRLGLFAGTGVGKSVLLGMMTRFTEADIIVVGLIGERGREVKEFIEHILGEEGLKRSVVVASPADDAPLMRLRAAMYCTRIAEYFRDKGKNVLLLMDSLTRFAQAQREIALAIGEPPATKGYPPSVFARLPKLVERAGNAEKGGGSITAFYTVLSEGDDQQDPIADSARGVLDGHIVLSRRLAEEGHYPAIDIEASISRVMPAVVSPEHMARAQHFKQLWSRYQQTRDLISVGAYVAGGDRETDMAIALHPVLVRYQRQALRENESMQGSGEALASIFAPAPGG encoded by the coding sequence ATGCGCCTTGAACGCACCAGTTTTGGCAAGCGGCTCGGCTCGTACGCCGAATCGATCAGCCTGCCTGCCCAGCCGGTGGTGGAGGGGCGCTTGCTGCGCATGGTCGGCCTGACGCTTGAAGCAGAGGGCATGCGTGCGGCTATGGGCAGTCGTTGCATGGTGATCAACGATGACAGTCATCACCCGGTCGAAGTCGAAGCCGAGGTGATGGGGTTTTCCGGTGGCAAAGTGTTTCTGATGCCGGTGGGCAGCGTTGCCGGCATCGCGCCCGGCGCGCGGGTTGTGCCGTTGGCCGATACCGGTCGCCTGCCGATGGGCATGAGCATGCTGGGGCGCGTGCTGGATGGCGCCGGTCGCCCGCTGGATGGTCGCTCGCCGATCAAGGCCGAAGACTGGGTGCCCATGGACGGCCCGACCATCAACCCGCTCAAGCGAGACCCGATCAGCCAGCCGCTGGATGTCGGCATTCGCTGCATCAACGGTTTATTGACGGTCGGTCGCGGCCAGCGTCTCGGTCTGTTTGCCGGTACGGGCGTGGGCAAGAGTGTGCTGCTGGGCATGATGACGCGCTTTACCGAGGCCGACATCATCGTCGTTGGTCTGATTGGTGAGCGGGGCCGTGAGGTGAAAGAGTTCATCGAACACATCCTCGGCGAAGAAGGCCTCAAGCGCTCGGTGGTGGTTGCCTCGCCAGCCGATGATGCACCGCTGATGCGTCTGCGCGCGGCGATGTATTGCACACGAATCGCCGAATACTTTCGCGACAAGGGCAAGAATGTCCTGCTGCTGATGGATTCCCTGACCCGTTTCGCCCAGGCCCAGCGGGAAATCGCCTTGGCCATCGGCGAGCCGCCTGCCACCAAGGGCTATCCGCCGTCGGTTTTCGCACGCTTGCCGAAACTGGTCGAGCGCGCCGGCAATGCCGAAAAGGGCGGTGGATCGATCACCGCGTTTTACACCGTGCTGTCGGAAGGTGACGATCAGCAGGACCCGATTGCCGACTCCGCGCGGGGTGTGCTCGACGGCCATATCGTGCTATCCCGGCGTCTGGCCGAAGAGGGGCATTACCCGGCCATCGATATCGAAGCCTCCATCAGCCGGGTCATGCCTGCCGTGGTCAGCCCCGAGCACATGGCCCGGGCTCAGCATTTCAAGCAACTGTGGTCGCGTTATCAGCAGACCCGCGACCTGATCAGCGTGGGTGCTTATGTGGCCGGTGGCGACCGCGAAACCGACATGGCCATTGCGCTGCACCCGGTGCTGGTGCGTTATCAGCGTCAGGCGTTGCGCGAAAACGAAAGCATGCAGGGCAGTGGCGAAGCGCTGGCGTCGATCTTCGCTCCGGCACCTGGCGGCTGA
- the fliM gene encoding flagellar motor switch protein FliM → MAVQDLLSQDEIDALLHGVDDGMVQTDGPGEPGSVKSYDLTSQDRIVRGRMPTLEMINERFARYTRISMFNLLRRSADVAVGGVQVMKFGEYVHSLYVPTSLNLAKIKPLRGTALFILDAKLVFKLVDNFFGGDGRHAKIEGREFTPTELRVVRMVLDQAFIDLKEAWQAIMEVNFEYINSEVNPAMANIVGPSEAVVISTFHIELDGGGGDLHVTMPYSMIEPIREMLDAGFQSDLDDQDERWVNALKEDVLDVNVPLTTTIAQRQLPLRDILHMRPGDVIPVELSDSLVMRANGVPSFKVKLGSHKGKMALQVIEPIARR, encoded by the coding sequence ATGGCTGTGCAAGACCTGCTCTCCCAGGACGAAATCGACGCGCTGCTGCATGGTGTTGACGATGGTATGGTCCAGACCGACGGCCCCGGCGAGCCGGGCAGCGTCAAAAGTTATGACCTGACCAGCCAGGACCGGATTGTCCGGGGTCGCATGCCGACCCTGGAAATGATCAACGAACGATTCGCCCGCTACACCCGCATCAGTATGTTCAACCTGCTGCGCCGCTCGGCGGATGTGGCGGTGGGCGGTGTGCAGGTTATGAAGTTTGGCGAGTACGTGCATTCGCTGTACGTGCCGACCAGCCTCAATCTGGCCAAGATCAAGCCCTTGCGCGGCACCGCGCTGTTCATCCTCGACGCCAAGCTGGTGTTCAAACTGGTGGATAACTTTTTCGGTGGTGACGGTCGTCACGCAAAGATCGAAGGTCGTGAGTTCACACCGACTGAATTGCGCGTCGTGCGCATGGTGCTGGATCAGGCATTCATCGACCTCAAAGAAGCCTGGCAGGCGATCATGGAGGTCAACTTCGAGTACATCAACTCGGAAGTGAACCCGGCCATGGCCAACATCGTCGGCCCGAGCGAGGCGGTGGTGATCTCGACGTTCCACATCGAACTCGATGGCGGTGGCGGCGATCTGCACGTGACCATGCCGTATTCGATGATCGAGCCGATCCGCGAAATGCTCGATGCCGGCTTCCAGTCGGACCTCGACGATCAGGACGAGCGCTGGGTCAATGCGCTCAAGGAAGACGTACTGGATGTCAATGTGCCGCTGACGACCACGATTGCCCAGCGTCAGTTGCCATTGCGCGACATCCTGCACATGCGCCCCGGCGATGTGATACCGGTCGAACTGAGCGACTCGCTGGTCATGCGTGCCAACGGCGTGCCTTCATTCAAGGTCAAGCTTGGCTCGCACAAGGGCAAGATGGCCCTGCAAGTAATCGAACCCATAGCACGACGTTGA
- the fliL gene encoding flagellar basal body-associated protein FliL gives MAQSEDVKDPAPKGKGKLKLIIIAVVALLLAVGLSVGATWFLMHKGESKVDPAAAAANVKPVAVYEPMTPAFVVNFNANGRQRYMQVSITMLGRNAADMEALKVHMPLIRNNLVMLFAGIPFESLASPIGQEMLRQKATASIQEVAQKELGKTVIEQLLFTNFVLQ, from the coding sequence ATGGCGCAGAGCGAAGACGTTAAAGACCCCGCACCCAAAGGCAAAGGTAAACTCAAGCTCATCATTATCGCCGTCGTGGCGCTGTTGCTGGCCGTGGGTCTGTCAGTGGGAGCGACCTGGTTTCTCATGCACAAAGGCGAAAGCAAGGTAGACCCGGCCGCAGCGGCAGCCAACGTCAAGCCAGTGGCGGTCTATGAACCGATGACGCCCGCGTTCGTGGTCAACTTCAACGCCAATGGTCGTCAGCGCTACATGCAAGTCAGTATCACCATGCTCGGGCGCAACGCTGCCGACATGGAAGCCCTGAAAGTACACATGCCGCTGATTCGCAATAATCTGGTCATGCTCTTCGCAGGCATCCCGTTCGAGTCGTTGGCGTCGCCGATCGGCCAGGAAATGCTACGTCAGAAAGCGACCGCGAGCATCCAGGAAGTCGCACAGAAAGAACTCGGCAAGACTGTGATCGAACAGCTGCTCTTCACTAATTTCGTATTGCAGTAG
- the fliJ gene encoding flagellar export protein FliJ gives MAQSRAARLAPVVEMAEAAERTAAQRLGHFQGQVNLANSKLQELDQFRQDYQQQWLQRGSSGVSGQWLLGYHRFLSQLDVAVAQQYKSLEWHKTNLDRARTAWQDCYARVEGLRKLVQRYMDEARKLEDKREQKLLDELSQRLPRHEQF, from the coding sequence ATGGCTCAGAGTCGAGCGGCGCGTCTGGCGCCTGTGGTCGAGATGGCTGAAGCTGCCGAGCGCACGGCAGCCCAACGACTCGGGCATTTTCAGGGGCAGGTCAACCTGGCCAACAGCAAGTTGCAGGAGCTGGACCAGTTTCGCCAGGATTATCAGCAGCAATGGCTGCAGCGTGGCAGTTCCGGGGTTTCCGGACAATGGCTGCTGGGCTATCATCGTTTTCTCAGCCAGCTCGACGTCGCGGTTGCCCAGCAGTACAAAAGCCTCGAATGGCACAAGACCAATCTCGATAGGGCTCGCACCGCCTGGCAGGATTGCTACGCGCGGGTCGAAGGTTTACGCAAGCTGGTGCAGCGCTACATGGACGAAGCACGCAAGCTTGAAGACAAACGGGAACAGAAGCTGCTCGATGAATTATCGCAGCGTTTGCCCCGGCATGAACAATTCTGA
- a CDS encoding Hpt domain-containing protein translates to MSIHLDYSVLNALQEVMEDEYPTLLDVFLKDSEQRLQQLRLAVAACDLDLQELSLNAHSFKGSSSNMGALRLSDLCRELEEQARHQKPSGLAELVGEIDSEYLTVRGLFNAERQFFVS, encoded by the coding sequence GTGTCGATTCATCTGGATTACAGCGTGTTAAACGCGTTGCAGGAAGTCATGGAGGATGAGTATCCAACGTTGTTGGACGTGTTCCTGAAAGATTCCGAGCAGCGCTTGCAGCAGCTGCGCCTGGCGGTTGCAGCCTGCGACCTGGATCTGCAGGAGCTGAGCCTTAACGCGCACAGCTTCAAGGGCAGCAGCAGCAACATGGGCGCATTGCGCCTTTCCGATCTGTGCCGAGAGCTTGAAGAGCAGGCTCGCCATCAAAAGCCGTCCGGACTTGCAGAGCTGGTTGGCGAGATAGACAGCGAATACCTGACTGTCCGCGGGCTGTTCAATGCAGAACGGCAGTTCTTCGTCAGTTAA
- a CDS encoding STAS domain-containing protein, protein MTITSERSADGRQLTLFIEGRFDFDAHQDFRAAYEEYPQDLNYVVDLRSTHYLDSSALGMLLLLRDHAGGDKAVVRLINCTSDVRTILAISNFSKLFQLS, encoded by the coding sequence ATGACAATCACTTCCGAACGTTCGGCAGATGGTCGACAACTGACCCTTTTCATTGAGGGACGCTTTGATTTTGATGCCCACCAAGACTTTCGCGCTGCCTACGAGGAGTACCCGCAGGATCTGAATTACGTCGTCGACCTGCGCAGTACGCATTATCTGGACAGCTCCGCGCTCGGCATGTTGTTGCTGCTGCGCGATCATGCGGGTGGCGATAAAGCGGTGGTACGGCTGATCAACTGCACGTCCGATGTTCGCACGATTCTGGCGATCTCCAATTTCTCGAAGTTGTTTCAGTTGAGCTGA